One segment of Streptomyces sp. TG1A-8 DNA contains the following:
- a CDS encoding ABC transporter ATP-binding protein, translated as MTALSEKLPARAEETGETASAEAPVLAVRDVRISDRVGGREIVHGVSFALTPGRTVGIVGESGSGKTLTCRAALGILPAHFEITGGSIEIDGHDIAGLSPARWTALRGTTISAVFQDPASYLNPSLRVGAQVAEVIRVKKGVKRREARRQAVELLRAMHLRDPELVYGQYTYELSGGMLQRVLLAVAIAAGPRILIADEATTALDVTVQAEILDLLADLREQTGLALVVVSHDLAVVAQLCDEVLVLCRDEVVEQGSARQVLHDPQHEYTRLLIAEHEQYGLEKFLAPKEDA; from the coding sequence ATGACCGCTCTGTCCGAGAAGCTGCCCGCCCGGGCCGAGGAGACCGGGGAGACGGCCTCCGCCGAGGCGCCGGTGCTGGCCGTGCGCGACGTACGCATCAGCGACCGGGTCGGCGGCCGGGAGATCGTCCACGGCGTGAGCTTCGCGCTCACCCCCGGCCGGACCGTCGGCATCGTCGGCGAGTCCGGCAGCGGCAAGACCCTCACCTGCCGGGCCGCCCTGGGCATCCTCCCCGCCCACTTCGAGATCACCGGCGGTTCCATCGAGATCGACGGCCACGACATCGCCGGCCTCTCCCCCGCCCGGTGGACGGCCCTGCGCGGCACCACCATCAGCGCGGTCTTCCAGGACCCGGCCTCCTACCTCAACCCCTCCCTCCGCGTGGGCGCGCAGGTCGCCGAGGTCATCCGCGTCAAGAAGGGGGTCAAGCGGCGCGAGGCCCGCCGACAGGCGGTCGAACTGCTGCGCGCCATGCACCTGCGGGACCCCGAGCTGGTGTACGGCCAGTACACCTACGAGCTGTCCGGAGGCATGCTCCAGCGGGTGCTCCTCGCGGTCGCGATCGCCGCCGGCCCGCGGATCCTGATCGCCGACGAGGCCACCACCGCGCTCGACGTCACCGTCCAGGCCGAGATCCTCGACCTGCTGGCCGACCTGCGCGAGCAGACCGGTCTCGCCCTCGTCGTGGTCTCCCACGACCTGGCCGTCGTCGCCCAGCTCTGCGACGAGGTCCTCGTCCTGTGCCGGGACGAGGTCGTCGAACAGGGTTCGGCCCGGCAGGTCCTGCACGACCCGCAGCACGAGTACACCCGCCTGCTGATCGCCGAGCACGAGCAGTACGGCCTGGAAAAGTTCCTCGCACCGAAGGAGGACGCATGA
- a CDS encoding SDR family oxidoreductase: MTAPAHLIEADGGEALTLTCDVTGEEDAQAAVDRSVERFGSLDAAFNIAGVEQPVQSAADTAKDDWDRILGVSLTGAFLCTRAQLRQMLRQDGGGAIVNVSSGAGVKGFKGQAAYAAAKHGVIGSTRSAALDHAVVGIRTNAVCPGIIDTGMIRRFGDTRPGGHEGLIADEPVGRLGKPEEIASAVLWLYSDDAAFTTGPALVVGGQTT, from the coding sequence GTGACAGCGCCCGCCCACCTCATCGAGGCCGATGGCGGCGAAGCCCTCACCCTCACCTGCGACGTCACCGGCGAAGAAGACGCCCAGGCCGCGGTCGATCGGAGCGTCGAACGCTTCGGAAGCCTGGACGCGGCCTTCAACATCGCCGGCGTCGAGCAGCCCGTCCAGTCGGCCGCCGACACCGCCAAGGACGACTGGGACCGCATCCTGGGCGTCAGCCTCACCGGCGCGTTCCTGTGTACCCGGGCTCAGCTCCGGCAGATGCTCCGGCAGGACGGCGGCGGCGCCATCGTCAACGTCTCCTCCGGCGCCGGGGTCAAGGGCTTCAAGGGGCAGGCCGCCTACGCCGCCGCCAAGCACGGGGTCATCGGCTCCACCCGCTCCGCCGCCCTCGACCACGCCGTCGTCGGCATCCGCACCAACGCCGTCTGCCCCGGCATCATCGACACCGGGATGATCCGCCGTTTCGGCGATACCCGCCCAGGGGGCCACGAAGGACTCATCGCCGACGAACCCGTCGGCCGCCTCGGCAAACCGGAAGAGATCGCCTCCGCCGTGCTCTGGCTGTACTCCGACGACGCCGCCTTCACCACCGGCCCCGCCCTCGTCGTCGGCGGCCAGACCACCTGA